A stretch of the Actinoalloteichus fjordicus genome encodes the following:
- a CDS encoding MBOAT family O-acyltransferase, with amino-acid sequence MSFASPLFLWYFMPAVLLAVLIAPRSWRNGVIAVASLVFYASGAGGTTLLLLACIVVNYLVAPALQPDEWDLERRRKRWLLIGVISFNLSILFVWKYAGFATEQAAVLASWFGADLPVVELALPIGISFYTFHHISYVVDIYRGERPALRNPVSFVTYIAMFPQLVAGPIIRYREIADQLPQQRSHRLDDIAAGLPRFALGLAKKVIVADSLAPVVNACFNTPAEDMTFAIAWLGAIGYTLQLYFDFSGYSDMAIGLGRMLGFRLPENFARPYSSVTVTEFWRRWHMSLSRWFRDYVYIPLGGNRHGAVQTYRNLWIIFLLTGFWHGAAWTFVLWGVFHGALLVFERATGRDRAPASQGGRIARRLLTTGLVTIGWVVFRSPDMAAAMNVLGNMLVPDLDGLSIEVGDALNNQRLLILVAALSAFFLPAKSVTGPYLESARSRPAAVLRVALLTVGLWYAAILVATGTFSPFLYYQF; translated from the coding sequence ATGTCGTTCGCCAGTCCGCTGTTCCTGTGGTACTTCATGCCTGCCGTCCTGCTGGCAGTGCTGATCGCACCCCGGAGTTGGCGCAACGGCGTCATCGCGGTGGCGAGCCTGGTGTTCTATGCCAGCGGCGCGGGCGGAACCACGCTCCTGCTGCTGGCGTGCATCGTGGTCAACTATCTGGTCGCGCCCGCATTACAGCCGGACGAATGGGATCTGGAACGGCGGCGTAAACGCTGGCTGCTCATCGGCGTGATCAGCTTCAACCTCTCGATCCTCTTCGTCTGGAAGTACGCCGGCTTCGCCACCGAACAGGCCGCCGTGCTCGCGAGCTGGTTCGGCGCCGACCTGCCGGTGGTGGAGCTGGCGTTGCCGATCGGTATCTCCTTCTACACCTTCCATCACATCTCCTATGTGGTGGACATCTATCGGGGCGAGCGACCCGCGCTGCGCAATCCGGTCTCGTTCGTCACCTATATCGCGATGTTTCCGCAACTCGTGGCCGGGCCGATCATCCGCTATCGCGAGATCGCCGACCAGCTTCCGCAGCAACGCAGTCACCGGCTGGACGACATCGCCGCCGGGCTGCCCCGGTTCGCGCTCGGTCTCGCGAAGAAGGTCATCGTCGCCGATTCGCTGGCGCCGGTGGTCAACGCGTGTTTCAACACGCCCGCTGAGGATATGACCTTCGCGATCGCCTGGTTGGGGGCGATCGGTTACACCCTCCAGCTCTACTTCGACTTCTCCGGCTACTCGGACATGGCGATCGGCTTAGGCCGGATGCTCGGATTCCGCCTGCCGGAGAACTTCGCCCGGCCCTATTCCTCGGTGACCGTCACCGAATTCTGGCGACGGTGGCACATGTCGCTGTCCCGCTGGTTCCGGGACTACGTCTACATCCCGCTGGGCGGCAATCGGCATGGGGCGGTGCAGACGTATCGCAATCTCTGGATCATCTTCCTGCTCACCGGGTTCTGGCACGGCGCCGCCTGGACGTTCGTCCTGTGGGGGGTGTTCCACGGCGCCCTGCTGGTGTTCGAGCGGGCCACCGGGCGCGATCGTGCTCCCGCAAGCCAGGGCGGTCGAATCGCTCGCAGGCTGCTGACCACGGGCCTGGTCACGATCGGCTGGGTCGTGTTCCGGTCGCCGGACATGGCTGCGGCGATGAACGTGCTCGGGAACATGCTGGTGCCCGATCTCGACGGTCTGTCGATCGAGGTCGGCGATGCGCTGAACAACCAGCGGCTGCTGATCCTGGTGGCGGCGCTGAGCGCGTTCTTCCTGCCCGCCAAGTCGGTGACCGGCCCGTACCTGGAGTCGGCGCGGTCCCGGCCTGCGGCGGTGCTGCGGGTGGCGCTGCTGACGGTCGGCCTCTGGTACGCGGCGATCCTCGTGGCCACCGGGACGTTCAGCCCGTTCCTCTACTACCAGTTCTAG
- a CDS encoding tyrosine-type recombinase/integrase, with product MGHIQDRWWAEIPDPDLPGKNQRVKTDLHGRGLRYRVRYFDPAGTERSKSFPDRQKRLAEQFLISVENDKKQGTYLEPDAGKILFRDYAEEWLAGQSFKSTTRVNVPSRLRSQVYPFLGDLPLHAINPSKIRQWIRWMTDRRTAPSYRSVCFIHVSSILSAAVDDKRIRTNPCKAASITKPQPQPPKVVPWTDARVKAVLLALPHRAQITVPLGAACGLRQGEMFGLSPQDIDRRNNVLHVVRQIQQVNGKLIFCRPKREKSRTVPLSAGTLRRLDAHLEAFPAQQVTLPWNDVTGEPVTADLLMTDDCGQAYWRQAFNRDLWKPALQRAGMTTPERKDGTHALRHYYASVLLDSGESVKALSEYLGHADPGFTLRTYTHLLPSSHERARRALDARLGDADGLETASPSEDEHNPSSEARDARTGSRGTG from the coding sequence ATGGGCCACATCCAAGACCGTTGGTGGGCTGAGATCCCCGACCCAGATCTTCCCGGTAAGAACCAACGAGTCAAGACCGACCTGCACGGCCGAGGACTCCGCTACCGCGTTCGGTACTTCGATCCTGCTGGTACGGAAAGGTCCAAGTCCTTTCCCGATCGCCAGAAGCGTCTGGCCGAGCAGTTCCTCATCTCAGTCGAGAACGACAAGAAGCAGGGCACCTACCTCGAACCCGACGCGGGCAAGATCCTCTTTCGTGACTACGCCGAAGAGTGGCTGGCGGGTCAGTCCTTCAAGAGCACGACACGGGTCAACGTGCCCTCCCGCTTGCGAAGCCAGGTGTATCCCTTCCTCGGCGACCTACCGCTACACGCGATCAACCCGAGCAAAATCCGCCAGTGGATTCGATGGATGACCGACAGACGGACGGCACCCAGCTACCGATCTGTCTGCTTCATCCACGTCTCGTCGATCTTGAGCGCGGCCGTCGATGACAAGCGGATTCGGACGAACCCTTGCAAGGCCGCGTCGATAACCAAGCCACAGCCCCAACCGCCCAAGGTCGTCCCCTGGACCGATGCCCGTGTCAAGGCCGTACTCCTCGCCCTCCCCCATCGAGCACAGATCACCGTGCCGCTGGGGGCGGCGTGCGGGCTTCGTCAGGGTGAGATGTTCGGCTTGTCTCCGCAGGACATCGATCGGCGGAACAACGTCCTGCACGTGGTCCGGCAGATACAACAGGTCAACGGGAAGTTGATCTTCTGTCGGCCGAAGCGCGAGAAGAGTCGGACCGTGCCACTGTCTGCCGGGACGTTGAGACGGCTGGACGCGCATCTGGAGGCCTTCCCCGCACAACAGGTGACTCTGCCGTGGAACGACGTCACCGGAGAACCCGTCACCGCCGATCTGCTCATGACCGACGACTGCGGACAGGCGTACTGGCGCCAGGCCTTCAACCGTGACCTTTGGAAGCCCGCCTTACAGCGCGCGGGAATGACCACACCGGAGAGGAAGGACGGCACTCATGCACTCCGCCACTACTACGCCTCCGTGCTGCTCGACAGCGGCGAGTCGGTCAAGGCCCTGTCCGAGTATCTCGGCCACGCTGATCCCGGCTTCACACTGCGGACCTACACCCACCTCCTGCCGTCCAGCCATGAGCGGGCTCGGCGAGCGCTCGACGCACGACTTGGTGACGCTGACGGCCTGGAGACGGCCTCACCGAGCGAAGACGAGCATAATCCCAGTTCAGAGGCTCGTGACGCTAGAACTGGTAGTAGAGGAACGGGCTGA
- a CDS encoding helix-turn-helix domain-containing protein, producing MTTTRLEPLWTVEDVSAYLGIPVKTLYQWNWRGEGPPVRKIGRHLRYDPTKVCAWATTSTDTAAA from the coding sequence ATGACCACGACCCGGCTCGAACCACTCTGGACCGTCGAGGACGTCTCGGCCTACCTCGGCATCCCGGTCAAGACCCTCTACCAGTGGAACTGGCGCGGCGAGGGGCCACCCGTCCGCAAGATCGGCCGCCACCTCCGCTACGACCCCACCAAAGTCTGCGCCTGGGCCACCACCAGCACCGACACCGCTGCGGCGTGA
- a CDS encoding replication initiator, translating to MSTDLTTVPGDVQGFTRAERMRQPLAGKVLEATADHHGVCIRPFMMETIDYDTGEMRYVGVPCGSTVETQCGPCARKARALRQTQCREGWHLDDEPDFTQEPATEQQKLLVAYRADLVAEYRTALTEGAETDAEELREAIHTADADLRNLGVRGKLPNPDAPVTAVRKRSTRRRQDAPNLPRRRVEKRTLGREYAGKFRPSMFLTLTLDTYGRVRKDGTPVDFATYDYRRAARDVVHFAALVDRWWQNLRRCVGWDVQYFATVEPQKRGAPHLHAALRGTIPHSVVKDVTAATYHQVWWPNHDQLVYDGDRLPVWDHERRSFTDPDTRLPLPTWDEAVAELDAPAHVSTFGEQVHSKGILGGTPEAGRHIGYLTKYLTKSVSEVVEQDTTRQREHADRLHAELAVTPCSPRCPIWLRYGIQPLGARSQIASAHCKGKAHRRTTLGLPGRRVLVSRKWSGKSLADHRADRKRFVVETLAAAGIEKPPQDTSRLVWQKVRPGDPGVPPRAHVLMHAISERLTWKAEYDRALLAAQPPPGGHTELSATPHAA from the coding sequence ATGAGCACCGACCTGACCACCGTTCCCGGCGACGTGCAGGGCTTCACCCGTGCCGAGCGGATGCGCCAACCCCTCGCCGGGAAGGTCCTGGAAGCCACGGCAGATCACCACGGCGTCTGCATCCGGCCGTTCATGATGGAAACGATCGACTACGACACCGGGGAGATGCGTTACGTCGGTGTCCCGTGCGGCTCCACCGTGGAAACCCAGTGCGGGCCGTGTGCGCGGAAGGCTCGGGCGTTGCGGCAGACCCAGTGCCGCGAAGGATGGCACCTCGACGACGAACCCGACTTCACCCAAGAACCCGCCACAGAGCAACAGAAACTTCTCGTGGCCTATCGAGCGGACCTGGTCGCCGAGTACCGCACCGCCTTGACCGAGGGTGCCGAGACCGACGCCGAGGAACTCCGCGAAGCGATCCACACTGCCGACGCCGACCTCCGCAACCTCGGCGTCCGAGGCAAGCTGCCCAACCCGGACGCCCCGGTCACGGCGGTACGCAAGCGGTCCACCCGTCGTCGGCAGGACGCCCCGAACCTGCCTCGACGGCGCGTGGAAAAACGCACCCTCGGCCGCGAGTACGCCGGGAAGTTCCGACCCTCCATGTTCCTCACGCTCACCCTCGACACCTACGGGCGAGTCCGCAAGGACGGCACCCCCGTGGACTTCGCCACCTACGACTACCGCCGAGCCGCACGCGACGTCGTCCACTTCGCGGCCCTGGTCGACCGGTGGTGGCAGAACCTTCGCCGCTGTGTGGGCTGGGACGTGCAGTACTTCGCAACGGTGGAACCGCAGAAACGCGGGGCGCCACACCTGCACGCCGCACTACGCGGCACCATCCCCCACTCGGTCGTCAAAGACGTCACAGCGGCGACGTACCACCAGGTGTGGTGGCCCAACCACGACCAACTCGTCTACGACGGCGACCGGCTGCCCGTCTGGGATCACGAACGGCGATCGTTCACCGACCCCGACACCCGGCTACCACTGCCCACCTGGGATGAGGCCGTCGCCGAACTGGACGCACCCGCGCACGTCTCGACCTTCGGCGAACAAGTCCACTCGAAGGGCATCCTCGGCGGCACCCCGGAAGCCGGACGGCACATCGGCTACCTGACCAAATACCTCACCAAATCCGTCTCCGAAGTCGTCGAACAGGACACGACTCGGCAGCGCGAACACGCCGACCGGCTTCATGCCGAGCTGGCCGTGACGCCGTGTTCCCCCCGGTGCCCGATCTGGCTCCGCTACGGCATCCAACCCCTCGGCGCCCGGTCCCAGATCGCCTCGGCGCACTGCAAAGGCAAAGCCCACCGACGCACCACCCTCGGCCTCCCCGGACGCCGAGTCCTCGTCTCTCGGAAGTGGTCCGGCAAGTCCCTGGCAGACCACCGAGCGGACCGGAAACGCTTCGTCGTCGAGACCCTGGCCGCCGCCGGAATCGAGAAACCACCACAAGACACCTCGCGGCTGGTCTGGCAGAAAGTCCGACCCGGCGACCCCGGCGTACCACCACGCGCACACGTCCTCATGCACGCCATCTCCGAACGCCTCACCTGGAAAGCCGAATACGACCGCGCACTCTTGGCCGCACAACCACCACCAGGCGGCCACACAGAACTTTCGGCAACTCCACACGCAGCCTGA
- a CDS encoding FtsK/SpoIIIE domain-containing protein, producing MPERSRWIDPAPLEVARPRLPWWTHSPRWALLLVAPLVAVGLAVWLVVVVLRKAVRYPVAFAVVLVLLVVWRLSGWPAALVLGAVLALVLVGWWWRFRRSFVRLVLAEVRSEWRRLTVYAPVWHRTMRFCHLERTVNRKTHVPVFVRVRADGWRDRVTVRLLHGQAPGEFEVRAEALAHSFGARSCRIRVIGPRRIVLDLLHGDPLTRPVSPPPLPDAADDAAGCTAKDLERVPVGVTEAGKTWLLKLLGSHVLAVGATGAGKASVVWSLLWSLAPLLRSGVVRVYGIDPKGGMELGKAPDLFHRLVFNNGLEAVELLEEVAAEVKQRAESFRGQRRGWSVDCGQPFLLLVVDELADVVAYQTDRKLKERANSALQTITSQGRAPGVCVIGELQDPRKEVLSFRHLFPTRIALRVDEPGQVDMVLGDGVRERGAAAHEISETTPGVAWVKYTDRREPVRVRAFHVTDTDLDRLVDYVTGAAPAEQSAIVHTFPTRPEIPSADSVRRGEAA from the coding sequence ATGCCTGAGCGCAGTCGGTGGATCGACCCGGCACCGTTGGAGGTTGCCCGGCCGAGGTTGCCGTGGTGGACACACTCGCCCCGCTGGGCACTGCTCCTGGTGGCGCCGCTTGTTGCGGTCGGCTTGGCGGTGTGGCTGGTCGTGGTCGTCCTGCGGAAGGCTGTCCGGTATCCGGTGGCCTTCGCCGTGGTCCTGGTGCTCCTCGTCGTCTGGCGCTTGTCGGGTTGGCCTGCGGCCCTGGTCCTCGGGGCGGTCCTCGCCCTGGTGTTGGTCGGCTGGTGGTGGCGGTTCCGCCGGTCGTTCGTGCGTCTGGTGCTGGCTGAGGTGCGCTCGGAATGGCGACGGCTCACCGTGTATGCACCCGTGTGGCATCGGACGATGCGGTTCTGCCACCTGGAACGGACCGTGAACCGCAAGACCCACGTCCCGGTGTTCGTCCGAGTCCGGGCCGACGGGTGGCGGGACAGGGTCACCGTGCGCCTGTTGCACGGGCAGGCACCGGGCGAGTTCGAGGTACGCGCCGAGGCTCTCGCGCACTCGTTCGGCGCCCGCTCGTGTCGGATTCGGGTGATCGGTCCTCGTCGGATCGTCCTGGATCTGTTGCACGGTGACCCGCTGACCCGACCGGTATCGCCTCCTCCGCTGCCTGACGCCGCCGACGACGCGGCGGGCTGCACTGCCAAGGACTTGGAGCGGGTTCCGGTCGGGGTGACCGAGGCAGGCAAGACGTGGCTGCTGAAGCTCCTCGGCTCACATGTCCTGGCTGTCGGTGCGACCGGGGCAGGTAAGGCCTCGGTGGTCTGGTCCCTGCTGTGGTCTCTCGCTCCGCTGCTGCGGTCGGGGGTGGTCCGGGTGTATGGGATCGATCCGAAGGGCGGGATGGAACTCGGCAAGGCCCCCGACCTGTTCCACCGCCTCGTGTTCAACAACGGCCTAGAAGCCGTCGAACTTCTCGAAGAGGTTGCGGCCGAGGTGAAGCAGCGGGCCGAGTCGTTCCGGGGCCAGCGGCGGGGGTGGTCTGTCGACTGCGGCCAGCCGTTCCTGCTCCTGGTGGTCGATGAGTTGGCCGATGTCGTGGCCTACCAGACCGACCGCAAACTGAAAGAACGCGCCAACTCCGCCTTGCAGACCATCACCTCCCAAGGACGGGCACCCGGCGTCTGCGTCATCGGCGAACTGCAAGACCCCCGCAAGGAAGTCCTGTCCTTCCGGCATCTCTTCCCCACCCGGATCGCACTGCGAGTCGACGAACCCGGCCAGGTGGACATGGTCTTGGGCGACGGCGTCCGGGAACGTGGCGCGGCGGCACACGAGATCAGCGAGACGACTCCGGGCGTGGCGTGGGTGAAGTACACCGACCGACGCGAACCCGTCCGCGTCCGCGCCTTCCACGTCACCGATACCGACCTGGATCGACTCGTCGACTACGTCACCGGGGCGGCCCCCGCCGAGCAGTCGGCGATCGTGCACACCTTCCCGACACGGCCAGAGATTCCGAGCGCAGACTCGGTGAGGCGGGGTGAGGCCGCATGA
- a CDS encoding DUF5919 domain-containing protein, with protein sequence MVKAPIALKVLLRKRHLQGHTAFCKEYDKQAKAAAPDLVRSWPSKTQFYRWLSGDLRGLPYAHHCRILELMFPEWTAEALFEPYEGGIEFVPDPADRIATVPGRSPVVAQASVHGMEDVAAVFGSRPEFAQQIPPHRLFDGAESIRMAGLSLNVFCQQYSDRSILEMISNGGTVEALFLDPDGEYIKIRNEDEGHPVDTLSSLTAANVSALTRLRTKLDPAVRENLQIRVYDEVVRFNITTIDDRICIVQTYLPNSRGVESPTFVIEKRDDVAGLFATFTQVYVDLWGRAREVAE encoded by the coding sequence ATGGTCAAGGCCCCGATCGCACTCAAGGTCTTACTCCGTAAGCGGCACTTGCAGGGACACACGGCCTTCTGCAAGGAGTACGACAAACAGGCCAAAGCGGCAGCGCCTGATCTGGTGCGAAGTTGGCCCAGCAAGACGCAGTTCTACCGCTGGTTGTCCGGCGATCTCCGGGGGCTGCCGTACGCGCATCACTGCCGAATCCTCGAACTCATGTTCCCCGAGTGGACTGCCGAGGCCCTGTTCGAGCCCTATGAAGGAGGGATCGAGTTCGTTCCAGACCCGGCGGACAGGATCGCTACTGTGCCGGGACGCTCGCCGGTCGTCGCACAGGCATCCGTGCATGGGATGGAGGACGTCGCCGCCGTGTTCGGATCCCGCCCGGAGTTCGCCCAGCAGATACCGCCGCACCGCCTGTTTGACGGCGCGGAGAGTATTCGCATGGCCGGGCTCTCGCTCAACGTCTTCTGCCAGCAGTACAGCGACCGGTCGATTCTCGAGATGATCTCGAACGGCGGTACCGTCGAAGCCCTGTTCCTGGACCCGGACGGCGAGTACATCAAGATTCGGAATGAAGACGAAGGGCACCCGGTCGACACGCTGTCATCTCTCACAGCGGCCAATGTCAGCGCCCTCACGCGACTGCGGACGAAACTTGATCCCGCAGTTCGGGAGAACTTGCAGATTCGCGTTTATGACGAGGTGGTTCGATTCAACATCACCACTATCGATGATCGAATCTGCATTGTGCAGACCTACCTTCCGAACTCCCGAGGCGTTGAGTCGCCGACGTTCGTCATCGAGAAGCGGGACGACGTCGCCGGCCTTTTCGCCACTTTCACCCAGGTCTATGTTGATCTATGGGGTCGCGCCCGAGAGGTTGCCGAGTGA
- a CDS encoding inositol monophosphatase family protein, protein MKSLTDLASIADEAISIAGSLLAHGAPGVVSAKSDRDLVSELDLEIERRVRKFLAEQTPECGFLGEEEGGRGVDYEHGDFWAFDPIDGTSNFTHGLPLCATSLALIRRGSPAVGVIDAPFLSRRYRAVKSEGSTLNGERIRVSDTDDPAQAIVSIGDYATGVESAQKNSFRFALTQRLVAVVERVRMFGSAALDLAFVADGSTDAMVMTSNKTWDTAAGVLIAAEAGATLTDIEGAAYTLTSNSVIARTPKLVLPIGR, encoded by the coding sequence GTGAAGAGCTTGACCGATCTTGCCTCGATCGCAGACGAGGCGATTTCCATCGCAGGTTCCCTGCTCGCGCACGGTGCGCCAGGGGTCGTCAGCGCAAAGAGCGACCGAGATCTGGTGTCCGAACTAGATCTCGAGATCGAACGGCGAGTCCGGAAGTTCCTCGCCGAGCAGACTCCCGAATGTGGCTTCCTCGGCGAGGAAGAGGGGGGTCGAGGTGTCGACTACGAGCACGGTGATTTCTGGGCATTCGACCCCATCGACGGGACTTCGAACTTCACTCACGGGCTACCGCTCTGCGCTACCTCGTTGGCTCTCATTCGTCGCGGAAGCCCCGCAGTAGGAGTGATCGACGCTCCCTTTCTCTCCCGCCGGTACCGGGCTGTGAAATCGGAGGGATCGACACTCAACGGAGAACGAATCAGGGTGAGCGACACCGACGATCCAGCTCAGGCCATCGTGTCCATCGGCGACTACGCGACAGGCGTAGAATCGGCCCAGAAGAACTCATTCCGATTCGCTCTCACACAACGTCTGGTAGCCGTAGTCGAGCGGGTCCGCATGTTCGGGTCCGCCGCGCTGGACCTCGCCTTCGTCGCGGATGGCAGCACCGACGCCATGGTGATGACCTCTAACAAGACATGGGACACCGCAGCGGGTGTGTTGATCGCCGCCGAAGCCGGCGCGACACTCACTGACATCGAAGGCGCGGCCTACACCCTGACATCCAACTCGGTTATCGCACGCACGCCGAAACTCGTTCTCCCGATCGGCAGGTGA
- a CDS encoding class I SAM-dependent methyltransferase, with amino-acid sequence MTNRAAAFDALAPGYDEDGSHSALAETLVAGLPPAAATTATLTVLDVATGTGAAAFAALRHLDPAHVVAVDVSEAMIDRARESAAMADPAGRISWQRAPGIPAPAAARSVDLVLCASALHFLGRAALHDWLRVLRPGGRAAFTLTAAGYFRPSGAFAELVAPDLPIPADEQQAADLALAAGFREVVARRHEVTGDRPRVVFLVYAVAPA; translated from the coding sequence GTGACAAACCGGGCCGCAGCATTCGATGCCCTCGCCCCCGGCTACGACGAGGACGGCTCGCACAGCGCGCTGGCCGAGACACTCGTCGCCGGGCTGCCCCCAGCCGCTGCGACCACTGCGACTTTGACGGTGCTCGACGTGGCCACCGGCACCGGCGCCGCAGCCTTCGCGGCACTACGACACCTGGACCCCGCACACGTCGTCGCCGTCGACGTCTCCGAAGCCATGATCGACCGAGCGCGAGAGTCCGCTGCCATGGCTGATCCGGCCGGCCGGATCAGCTGGCAACGCGCCCCCGGCATCCCTGCGCCCGCCGCCGCGCGCAGCGTGGACCTCGTGCTGTGCGCCTCGGCGCTGCACTTCCTCGGCCGGGCAGCCCTCCACGACTGGCTGCGAGTCCTGCGCCCCGGCGGGCGCGCCGCCTTCACCCTGACCGCCGCAGGATACTTCCGGCCATCCGGCGCCTTCGCCGAACTGGTCGCCCCAGACCTGCCGATTCCGGCCGACGAGCAGCAGGCCGCCGACCTTGCCCTCGCGGCGGGCTTCCGCGAGGTCGTCGCCCGCCGACACGAGGTCACAGGCGACCGACCCAGGGTCGTGTTCCTTGTCTACGCCGTCGCCCCGGCCTGA
- a CDS encoding alginate O-acetyltransferase AlgX-related protein: MTLQEGTPGEVPESSVLPAVHESWLPREHALYRPRHGGRQLTALIAGAVFFAAPLAAYAVGVRAAEIENRPLVALPTPADGWGLFTGMPQWAVDHLVFREAAVQAADVVSRGIFAEPRGRSGAPVELPGPIAPPPGDQRSPGSGAEEPSDLTESLILAESSEVIEGKDGWLYLGYDIEGKCTPYRDLDQSIASLRELRRVVEASGRDLVILIAPDKSTVVPEHLPDAYPDLDCARQATEEFWERVPAETGALDLRAELRRPEIGDGRPAYYRMDTHWTDEGALAALRAVAQEIDPGGSESWVIDRDGTAAHTPDLAVMQGRPTEESGMRYRLRPDGELNRTGPRIHRFEQPVRFEGEPMPGMIAEPVAMLGDSFMVSTSRYLPGVFSDLSLVNYTAAQSDRAAMLDMLADGDVIVVQSVERLIAGGVTPFLDPGVIADIGAALAARPRP; this comes from the coding sequence GTGACGCTCCAGGAGGGCACTCCAGGCGAGGTGCCGGAGTCGTCGGTGCTGCCTGCGGTGCACGAGTCCTGGCTGCCGAGGGAACACGCGCTGTACCGGCCTCGACATGGCGGACGACAGCTCACCGCGTTGATCGCGGGGGCGGTCTTCTTCGCGGCACCGTTGGCGGCCTACGCGGTGGGAGTCCGGGCCGCCGAGATCGAGAACCGGCCGTTGGTGGCCCTGCCCACCCCTGCGGACGGCTGGGGCCTGTTCACCGGGATGCCGCAGTGGGCGGTCGACCACCTCGTCTTCCGGGAGGCGGCCGTGCAGGCCGCCGACGTCGTCAGCCGGGGGATCTTCGCCGAGCCGAGGGGACGCAGCGGTGCTCCGGTCGAACTGCCGGGTCCGATCGCTCCGCCCCCCGGCGATCAGCGGTCGCCGGGTTCGGGTGCCGAGGAACCCTCCGACTTGACCGAATCGCTGATCCTGGCCGAGTCCAGCGAGGTCATCGAGGGCAAGGACGGCTGGCTGTACCTCGGATACGACATCGAGGGGAAGTGCACCCCGTATCGGGATCTCGATCAGTCCATCGCGAGCCTTCGAGAACTGCGTCGAGTGGTGGAGGCTTCCGGCCGCGACCTCGTCATCCTGATCGCTCCGGACAAGTCGACGGTGGTGCCGGAGCACCTGCCTGATGCGTATCCCGACCTCGACTGCGCGCGACAGGCGACCGAGGAGTTCTGGGAACGGGTGCCTGCGGAGACGGGCGCGCTCGACCTGCGCGCCGAGCTGCGGCGACCCGAGATCGGCGACGGCCGTCCCGCCTACTACCGGATGGACACCCACTGGACGGACGAGGGCGCGCTGGCCGCGCTTCGCGCCGTCGCGCAGGAGATCGACCCCGGCGGCTCCGAGAGCTGGGTGATCGATCGTGACGGGACGGCGGCGCACACGCCCGACCTGGCGGTCATGCAGGGCAGGCCCACCGAGGAGAGCGGCATGCGCTACCGGCTGCGGCCGGACGGCGAATTGAACCGGACCGGGCCGAGAATTCACCGCTTCGAGCAGCCGGTGCGGTTCGAGGGGGAGCCGATGCCGGGGATGATCGCCGAGCCCGTCGCCATGCTCGGCGACTCCTTCATGGTCTCCACCAGCCGGTATCTGCCCGGCGTCTTCTCTGACCTGAGCCTCGTCAACTACACGGCCGCGCAGAGTGATCGGGCGGCGATGCTCGACATGCTGGCCGACGGCGACGTGATCGTCGTGCAGTCGGTGGAGCGGCTCATCGCGGGTGGTGTCACGCCGTTCCTTGATCCAGGGGTGATCGCCGACATCGGGGCGGCGCTGGCGGCGCGGCCCCGGCCCTGA
- a CDS encoding metal ABC transporter permease, protein MFRLLQLDFVRQALLAAAVLGLVSGVLGPLVVARNMSFAVHGTAELAFTGAAAALLLGLSVGVGALAGAVIAAVILGVLGRRGNEQDSVIGAVLAFGLGLGVLLLWLYPGRASSKFSLLVGQIVGVDSTDLALLSGASIAVIVVFAVLYRPLLFASVDPEVALARGVPLAWLTPVFAVLVGVATALGVQTVGALLVLALMVTPGAAAARVTANPVTATVLAVIFAEAAVLGGIVLSLAPGAPVSSFVTAISFTIYLVCRLIGRYRLRRVGTA, encoded by the coding sequence GCGTGCTCGGCCCGCTGGTGGTCGCCAGGAACATGTCCTTCGCGGTCCACGGCACGGCCGAGCTGGCCTTCACCGGGGCCGCCGCCGCACTGCTGCTGGGGCTGAGCGTGGGCGTCGGCGCCCTGGCCGGCGCGGTGATCGCCGCAGTGATCCTCGGCGTCCTCGGCAGGCGGGGCAACGAGCAGGACTCGGTGATCGGCGCGGTGCTCGCGTTCGGCCTCGGTCTCGGCGTGCTGCTGCTGTGGCTGTATCCGGGGCGGGCGTCCAGCAAGTTCAGCCTGCTGGTCGGGCAGATCGTCGGCGTGGACTCGACCGATCTCGCGCTGCTGTCCGGGGCGTCCATCGCGGTGATCGTGGTCTTCGCGGTGCTGTATCGACCGTTGTTGTTCGCCAGCGTCGACCCCGAGGTGGCGCTCGCCAGAGGCGTCCCGTTGGCCTGGCTGACGCCGGTCTTCGCGGTGCTGGTCGGCGTCGCCACCGCCCTGGGCGTCCAGACGGTCGGCGCGTTGCTCGTCCTCGCCTTGATGGTCACCCCTGGTGCCGCCGCCGCTCGCGTGACGGCCAACCCGGTGACGGCGACCGTGCTCGCGGTGATCTTCGCCGAGGCGGCGGTGTTGGGCGGAATCGTGCTCTCGCTCGCGCCCGGCGCTCCGGTGAGCAGCTTCGTCACCGCGATCTCCTTCACCATCTACCTGGTGTGCAGGCTGATCGGGCGTTACCGGCTGCGCCGCGTCGGAACGGCGTGA